The Deinococcus koreensis genome window below encodes:
- a CDS encoding glycerophosphodiester phosphodiesterase, producing the protein MSGAAWRSVDPFLLARRGAGVLATAHGGAAWVAGPNTLEALRAALDAEVDYVELDVHLTRDGQLLLWHDPQIVTPDGAVRIAGAPLAELRRLPTPDGTLITLPEALEEARGRSGIMIDLKAPELEDALHATLSRLERLDALVCGGYLDTLMALKARLPALPVSLTPDEPTYRSFAATLRRLEALDAVTVDWRTVNRTMVDDAHALGVMVLAWTVDHPPVAAHLLALGVDGLTGNNMALLRGLRPGR; encoded by the coding sequence ATGAGCGGGGCCGCCTGGCGAAGCGTCGACCCGTTCCTGCTGGCGCGGCGCGGCGCGGGCGTGCTGGCCACCGCCCACGGCGGCGCGGCGTGGGTGGCCGGGCCGAACACCCTGGAGGCCCTGCGCGCCGCGCTGGACGCCGAAGTGGACTATGTGGAGCTGGACGTGCACCTCACCCGCGACGGCCAGCTGCTGCTGTGGCACGACCCCCAGATCGTCACGCCCGACGGGGCCGTGCGGATCGCCGGAGCGCCGCTGGCCGAGCTGCGGCGCCTGCCCACCCCGGACGGCACCCTGATCACCCTCCCCGAGGCCCTCGAGGAAGCGCGCGGGCGAAGCGGGATCATGATCGACCTCAAGGCGCCGGAGCTGGAAGATGCCCTGCACGCCACGCTGAGCCGCCTGGAGAGGCTGGACGCCCTGGTCTGCGGCGGCTACCTGGATACCCTGATGGCCCTCAAGGCGCGCCTGCCGGCCCTGCCCGTCTCGCTGACGCCGGACGAGCCGACGTACCGCTCGTTCGCGGCCACCCTGCGCCGCCTGGAGGCCCTGGACGCCGTGACCGTGGACTGGCGCACCGTGAACCGGACGATGGTCGACGACGCCCACGCGCTGGGCGTGATGGTGCTGGCCTGGACGGTCGATCACCCGCCGGTGGCCGCCCACCTGCTGGCGCTGGGCGTGGACGGCCTGACGGGCAACAACATGGCCCTGCTGCGCGGCCTGCGGCCTGGGCGCTGA
- a CDS encoding sugar phosphate isomerase/epimerase family protein codes for MNDLTRLGLAVRQPELERHLDWLVQGSRDIELQDLCESVELLEGDWPVVARRQAALLSAHRGRVGVHAPFWNMQLDALDPQVRRVVQGRYRQGLDFAQEVGGQWLVIHSPFSFWGHPVAQHRRTLPQEIGLAQLTLEPVLARAAELGITVVIENILDRDPAPLMALVAAFESPHVRLSVDTGHAHVGAQQGGLSAQGWLSQTQALLGHVHLQDNDGSADEHLAPGEGTLHWPGVLRSLRQTTTDPYLVVEVMPHQVAQAVRWIDALPPPGAG; via the coding sequence ATGAATGACCTGACACGGCTGGGCCTCGCGGTGAGGCAGCCGGAACTGGAGCGCCACCTCGACTGGCTGGTGCAGGGATCGCGCGACATCGAGCTGCAGGATCTGTGCGAGAGCGTGGAACTGCTGGAGGGTGACTGGCCGGTGGTGGCCCGCCGGCAGGCCGCGCTGCTCTCGGCGCACCGGGGCCGGGTGGGGGTGCACGCCCCCTTCTGGAACATGCAGCTGGACGCCCTGGATCCCCAGGTGCGGCGGGTCGTGCAGGGGCGCTACCGGCAGGGGCTGGATTTCGCCCAGGAGGTCGGCGGGCAGTGGCTGGTGATCCATTCGCCGTTCTCCTTCTGGGGCCACCCGGTGGCGCAGCACCGCCGGACACTGCCGCAGGAGATCGGTCTGGCACAGCTGACGCTGGAGCCGGTACTGGCGCGCGCCGCCGAGCTGGGCATCACGGTCGTGATCGAGAACATCCTCGACCGCGATCCGGCCCCGCTGATGGCGCTGGTCGCGGCCTTCGAGTCCCCCCACGTGCGCCTGAGCGTCGATACCGGCCACGCGCACGTGGGGGCGCAGCAGGGCGGCCTGAGCGCGCAGGGCTGGCTGAGTCAGACGCAGGCCCTGCTGGGCCACGTGCATCTCCAGGACAACGACGGCTCGGCCGACGAGCACCTGGCACCCGGCGAGGGCACCCTGCACTGGCCCGGCGTGCTGCGCTCGCTGCGGCAGACGACCACCGATCCCTACCTGGTGGTCGAAGTCATGCCCCACCAGGTCGCCCAGGCCGTGCGCTGGATCGACGCGCTGCCCCCGCCGGGCGCCGGGTAA
- a CDS encoding esterase-like activity of phytase family protein — protein sequence MNPLHAALSILSVSLGLGALGESRAATLVGYAELPADTFAEGPASGAYSGAGLRGEARFKSQPVQGFSGVQLDKAGGYLFLSDNGFGAKANSADYLLRLYRMNLTPKTAGGGAGSAQVGAFIQLRDPERKVPWLIVNEASPERLLTGGDFDVEGFVTAPDGTLWVGDEFGPFLLHFSADGRLLEAPISTPNLAGLPTLGGRAPIVIGHRGSSGTRPEHTLEAYRVAIEAGADFIEPDLVVTKDGVLVARHEPVIAVLDKDGKVLEATADVATRPEFKERLKTKKIDGQDVTGYWVEDFTLAELKTLRAVERLPALRGRAFDGRFEIPTLAEVIALVRETEARTGRKVGIYPETKHPTYMTQVVGINTSQLLIDTLVKEKFTDPARVFIQSFETANLKELSASIMPKAGVKLPLAQLISGPKEAPYDWVAAGDKRTYSDLVSDAGLKELASYAGGVGATKRLIIDEQGATTDFVARAHAAGLLVHAWTFRNEPTYLLPGYGGDPEAEMRQALRAGVDGLFTDFPATGAKVVGSATTPEVRSPQHPAFAQGASSAAANLGGSGGYEGLTLSPDGQTLYALLEKTVTGDPAGRLRLHALNLATRAWTLVGHYALDAGGEAIGDITPVNAQELLVIERDAAQGAAAKVKRIYRVSLTRRAADGTLAKTLVADLMDVKDPQGLAPSTRAGVFTFPFVTIENVVVLDANTILVANDNNYPATGGRGDVKDNTEFLWLRLDAPLSLAAGVGR from the coding sequence ATGAACCCACTGCACGCGGCGCTGTCGATCCTTTCCGTCTCGCTGGGCCTGGGCGCGCTCGGTGAGAGCCGCGCCGCGACCCTGGTGGGCTACGCCGAACTGCCGGCCGACACCTTCGCCGAGGGCCCGGCGAGCGGCGCCTACAGCGGCGCCGGCCTGCGCGGCGAGGCGCGGTTCAAGAGCCAGCCGGTGCAGGGTTTCTCGGGCGTGCAGCTGGACAAGGCCGGCGGCTACCTGTTCCTGAGCGACAACGGCTTCGGCGCCAAGGCCAACTCGGCGGACTACCTGCTGCGGCTCTACCGCATGAACCTGACCCCGAAAACGGCGGGCGGCGGCGCGGGCAGCGCCCAGGTGGGGGCGTTCATCCAGCTGCGCGACCCGGAGCGCAAGGTGCCGTGGCTGATCGTGAACGAGGCCAGCCCCGAGCGGCTGCTCACCGGCGGGGACTTCGACGTCGAGGGTTTCGTCACGGCGCCGGACGGCACGCTCTGGGTGGGCGACGAGTTCGGGCCCTTCCTGCTGCACTTCTCGGCCGACGGTCGGCTGCTGGAGGCCCCGATCTCCACACCGAACCTCGCGGGCCTGCCCACCCTGGGCGGCCGCGCCCCCATCGTGATCGGCCACCGGGGCAGCAGCGGCACCCGCCCCGAACACACCCTGGAGGCCTACCGGGTGGCCATCGAGGCCGGGGCCGACTTCATCGAGCCTGACCTGGTGGTGACCAAGGACGGCGTGCTGGTGGCCCGCCACGAGCCGGTGATCGCCGTGCTGGACAAGGACGGCAAGGTGCTGGAGGCCACCGCCGACGTGGCCACCCGGCCCGAGTTCAAGGAGCGCCTGAAGACCAAGAAGATCGACGGCCAGGACGTGACCGGGTACTGGGTCGAGGACTTCACGCTGGCCGAGCTCAAGACCCTGCGCGCCGTGGAGCGCCTGCCGGCCCTGCGCGGCCGGGCCTTCGACGGCCGCTTCGAGATTCCCACCCTGGCCGAGGTGATCGCGCTGGTTCGGGAGACCGAGGCGCGCACGGGCCGCAAGGTCGGGATCTATCCAGAAACCAAGCACCCGACCTATATGACCCAGGTCGTGGGGATCAACACCTCGCAGCTGCTGATCGACACGCTGGTCAAGGAGAAGTTCACCGACCCCGCGCGGGTGTTCATCCAGTCCTTCGAGACGGCGAACCTGAAAGAGTTGAGCGCCAGCATCATGCCGAAGGCGGGGGTCAAGCTGCCGCTGGCGCAACTGATCAGCGGTCCCAAAGAGGCGCCCTACGACTGGGTGGCGGCGGGCGACAAGCGAACCTACAGCGACCTGGTCAGCGACGCCGGCCTGAAGGAGTTGGCCAGCTACGCGGGCGGGGTCGGCGCGACCAAGCGCCTCATCATCGACGAGCAGGGCGCCACCACCGATTTCGTCGCGCGGGCGCACGCGGCGGGCCTGCTCGTCCACGCCTGGACGTTCCGCAACGAGCCCACCTACCTGCTGCCGGGCTACGGGGGTGATCCCGAGGCCGAGATGAGGCAGGCCCTGCGGGCCGGGGTGGACGGCCTGTTCACCGACTTCCCGGCCACCGGCGCGAAGGTGGTGGGCAGCGCCACCACCCCCGAGGTTCGCAGCCCGCAGCACCCGGCCTTCGCCCAGGGGGCCAGCAGCGCCGCCGCGAACCTGGGCGGCAGCGGCGGCTACGAGGGCCTGACGCTCTCGCCCGACGGGCAGACGCTGTACGCCCTGCTGGAAAAGACGGTGACGGGCGACCCCGCCGGGCGCCTGCGCCTGCACGCCCTGAACCTCGCCACCCGTGCCTGGACGCTGGTGGGGCACTACGCCCTGGACGCCGGTGGCGAGGCCATCGGGGACATCACGCCGGTGAACGCACAGGAGCTGCTGGTGATCGAGCGCGACGCCGCCCAGGGCGCCGCGGCGAAGGTCAAGCGCATCTACAGGGTCAGCCTGACCCGCAGGGCTGCCGACGGCACCCTGGCCAAGACGCTGGTCGCCGACCTGATGGACGTCAAGGATCCCCAGGGGCTGGCCCCCAGCACCAGGGCGGGGGTGTTCACCTTCCCCTTCGTGACCATCGAGAACGTCGTCGTGCTGGACGCCAACACCATCCTGGTGGCCAACGACAACAACTACCCGGCGACCGGCGGGCGCGGCGACGTGAAGGACAACACCGAATTCCTGTGGCTCAGGCTCGATGCGCCGCTGTCCCTGGCCGCCGGGGTGGGCCGATGA
- a CDS encoding ABC transporter permease, with amino-acid sequence MRVAAWTALRSLRSRLGALMITVLAVALATATALTVPLVTRQVERGAQDAAQVFDLLIAAPGSATQALTSSLFYLDVPTGNLPASLLAELRARPGTRRAVPIGLGDRYLGLPIVGTDAGFFEQRLKPADPPYFRLARGQLFRRPLEVVAGARAARDARLTLGSTFRGAHGLQDTPGGEEPGHDEHEGEYRVVGILAPTGGPVDRALLTPIETVWAAHDQTDPAGRELTAILYSAEQLSGIYTVAQSIRASGRAMAVFPGQVFAQARDVLLQGQAAYAGLSLLVLGIAALTVLLGVHASGVERRQTVALLRALGAGRGTVFGLVLGETLITVALGVGLGLVLALGVSAVGGALLGERLGFTLAAPQLDWPLAARALALVPLALLGALPSAVAAARRSPLAHLG; translated from the coding sequence ATGAGGGTCGCGGCCTGGACGGCCCTGCGGAGCCTGCGTTCGCGGCTGGGGGCGCTCATGATCACCGTGCTGGCGGTGGCGCTGGCCACGGCCACGGCCCTGACCGTGCCGCTGGTGACCCGGCAGGTCGAGCGCGGCGCCCAGGACGCGGCCCAGGTCTTCGACCTGCTGATCGCGGCGCCCGGCAGCGCCACCCAGGCCCTGACCTCCAGCCTGTTCTACCTGGACGTGCCCACCGGCAACCTGCCGGCCTCGCTGCTCGCCGAGCTGCGCGCCCGCCCGGGCACCCGCCGGGCCGTGCCCATCGGCCTGGGAGACCGCTACCTGGGGCTGCCCATCGTGGGCACCGACGCGGGCTTCTTCGAGCAGCGCTTAAAGCCCGCCGACCCCCCCTACTTCCGGCTGGCGCGCGGGCAGCTCTTCCGCCGGCCCCTGGAGGTGGTGGCCGGCGCCCGCGCGGCCCGGGACGCCCGGCTGACCCTGGGCTCGACCTTCCGGGGCGCCCACGGCCTGCAGGACACGCCCGGCGGCGAGGAACCCGGGCACGACGAGCACGAGGGCGAGTACCGGGTGGTGGGCATCCTGGCGCCCACCGGGGGGCCGGTCGACCGGGCGCTGCTCACCCCGATCGAGACGGTGTGGGCGGCCCATGACCAGACAGATCCAGCCGGGCGCGAGCTGACGGCCATCCTGTACAGCGCCGAGCAGCTCTCGGGCATCTACACGGTGGCCCAGAGCATCCGGGCAAGTGGCCGGGCGATGGCGGTCTTTCCGGGGCAGGTCTTCGCGCAGGCCCGTGACGTGCTGCTGCAGGGGCAGGCCGCCTACGCCGGGCTCTCGCTGCTGGTGCTGGGGATCGCGGCCCTGACCGTGCTGCTGGGCGTCCATGCCTCGGGGGTGGAGCGGCGCCAGACGGTGGCCCTGCTGCGGGCGCTGGGCGCCGGGCGGGGCACGGTCTTTGGCCTGGTGCTGGGCGAGACGCTGATCACCGTGGCGCTGGGCGTGGGCCTCGGGCTGGTGCTGGCCCTGGGGGTCAGCGCCGTGGGCGGCGCGCTGCTGGGCGAGCGGCTGGGCTTCACGCTGGCCGCGCCCCAGCTGGACTGGCCGCTGGCCGCGCGGGCCCTCGCCCTGGTGCCCCTGGCGCTGCTGGGCGCCCTGCCCTCGGCGGTGGCCGCCGCGCGCCGCAGCCCGCTGGCACACCTGGGCTGA
- a CDS encoding ABC transporter ATP-binding protein has translation MSAPPPQPHLQPSPPQSTEHESTEHESGEHKSTEPGFTPAAQALSVRGVQIRRGQEVTLHYPDLEVPAGTRLAVTGPSGSGKTSLLHVLAGLLRPQAGAVQVGGLRLDRAPQRVLDAYRRTGVGYVFQDFHLLPGLSALENVELGLRVAGVGDARTRALGTLRALGLGHRLRHRPTELSTGERQRVAVARAVAHRPGLLLVDEPTAHLDRARAQEALSLLIEVARELGSTLIVVTHDPLVAGQLPAQLSLEAAPGAGP, from the coding sequence GTGAGCGCTCCACCGCCTCAACCTCACCTGCAGCCCAGCCCGCCCCAGTCCACTGAGCACGAGTCCACTGAGCACGAGTCCGGTGAGCACAAGTCCACTGAGCCCGGATTCACGCCAGCGGCCCAGGCCCTGAGCGTGCGGGGAGTGCAGATCCGGCGCGGCCAGGAAGTGACGCTGCACTATCCCGACCTGGAGGTGCCGGCGGGCACCCGGCTCGCCGTGACCGGCCCCAGCGGTTCGGGCAAGACCTCGCTGCTGCACGTGCTGGCGGGCCTGCTGCGTCCACAGGCCGGGGCGGTGCAGGTCGGTGGGCTGCGACTCGACCGCGCGCCGCAGCGCGTGCTGGACGCCTACCGCCGCACCGGGGTGGGCTACGTGTTCCAGGACTTTCACCTGCTGCCCGGCCTGAGCGCGCTGGAGAACGTGGAGCTGGGGCTGCGGGTGGCGGGCGTGGGCGACGCGCGCACACGGGCGCTGGGCACGCTGAGGGCGCTGGGGCTGGGCCACCGGCTGCGCCACCGTCCCACGGAACTCTCGACCGGGGAGCGCCAGCGGGTGGCGGTGGCGCGGGCGGTCGCGCACCGGCCCGGCCTGCTGCTGGTCGACGAACCCACCGCCCACCTCGACCGGGCCCGCGCCCAGGAGGCCCTGAGCCTGCTGATCGAGGTCGCCCGGGAGCTGGGTTCCACCCTGATCGTGGTGACGCACGACCCCCTGGTGGCCGGTCAGTTGCCGGCGCAGCTGTCCCTGGAGGCCGCGCCCGGGGCCGGCCCATGA
- a CDS encoding alkaline phosphatase, with translation MRQILLTAALLCTGAASAATLKVYPYDGTKVLAGQRFDLRIEAEGVSALKDATVTLDGKAVEGLVRTTTKETSVEWTLRGMSVPTGYHELKVSLQDAAGAAAQTVRWYATPPVTGRAKKVILFIGDGLGWNTVNAAQLIAHPYNPANGMPTGKLAMMSDLSSMASVTTSSFDSALADSANTASSIATGQKILVNALNVYPDNTPDTLDNPRIEPITEILRRTTGAGVGIVSDAFGTDATPAAFAAHTRRRGDYESIANQYFQGAVKPDVLLIGGSRDFIPSTSPGSRRKDATDWIAESQKLGYTFVSTRTELNAASAGKLFGLFNIDNIPSYLDRAQYQRPEMLGDFKDMPFLWDSTKKAVETLEKNPDGFFLMVESGMVDKYEHPLDWQRAVWNVLELDKAVEWAKDYAKKNPDTLVLVTADHAHSISVYGGYDTSKGPGVRSAVGVYEQAGFPTYGDKRDANGLPLPETARTYAVGFAAVPDYCETYLGRPVFLDPTVSNGKTGAEAAFLPNPKICEEGAVQRTGNLPPTANQGVHTADPLPLFAFGAGAENFFGPMDQTDLFFSIARAMGVDATKNR, from the coding sequence ATGCGCCAGATCCTGCTGACCGCCGCGCTCCTGTGCACTGGAGCTGCCTCCGCCGCCACCCTCAAGGTCTACCCCTACGACGGCACCAAGGTGCTGGCCGGCCAACGCTTCGACCTGCGGATCGAGGCCGAGGGCGTCAGCGCCCTGAAGGACGCCACCGTCACCCTCGACGGCAAGGCGGTCGAGGGCCTGGTGCGGACGACCACCAAGGAGACCTCGGTGGAGTGGACGCTGCGCGGCATGAGCGTGCCGACCGGCTACCACGAGCTGAAGGTCAGCCTGCAGGACGCGGCCGGGGCCGCCGCGCAGACCGTGCGCTGGTACGCCACGCCGCCGGTCACGGGCCGGGCGAAGAAGGTCATCCTGTTCATCGGGGACGGCCTGGGCTGGAACACCGTCAACGCCGCGCAGCTCATCGCCCACCCCTACAACCCGGCCAACGGGATGCCCACCGGCAAGCTCGCCATGATGAGCGACCTGTCCTCCATGGCCTCCGTGACCACCTCGTCGTTCGACTCCGCGCTGGCCGACAGCGCCAACACCGCCAGCTCGATCGCCACCGGCCAGAAGATCCTGGTCAACGCGCTGAACGTCTACCCCGACAACACGCCCGATACCCTGGACAACCCGCGCATCGAGCCCATCACCGAGATCCTGCGCCGCACCACCGGCGCGGGCGTGGGCATCGTCTCGGACGCCTTCGGCACCGACGCGACCCCGGCCGCCTTCGCGGCGCACACCCGCCGCCGGGGCGACTACGAGTCCATCGCCAACCAGTATTTCCAGGGCGCGGTCAAGCCCGACGTGCTCCTGATCGGCGGCAGCCGCGACTTCATTCCCTCGACCTCGCCGGGCAGCCGCCGCAAGGACGCCACCGACTGGATCGCCGAGAGCCAGAAGCTCGGGTACACCTTCGTCAGCACCCGCACCGAGCTGAACGCCGCCAGTGCGGGCAAGCTCTTCGGCCTGTTCAACATCGACAACATCCCCTCGTACCTCGACCGCGCGCAGTACCAGCGGCCCGAGATGCTCGGCGATTTCAAGGACATGCCCTTCCTGTGGGACAGCACGAAGAAGGCGGTCGAGACCCTGGAGAAGAATCCGGACGGCTTTTTCCTGATGGTCGAGAGCGGCATGGTCGACAAGTACGAGCACCCGCTGGACTGGCAGCGCGCCGTGTGGAACGTGCTGGAACTCGACAAGGCCGTCGAGTGGGCCAAGGACTACGCCAAGAAGAACCCCGACACCCTGGTGCTGGTCACCGCCGATCATGCCCACTCCATCAGCGTGTACGGCGGCTACGACACCAGCAAGGGGCCGGGCGTGCGCAGCGCGGTGGGGGTCTACGAGCAGGCCGGCTTCCCGACCTACGGCGACAAGCGCGACGCCAACGGCCTCCCGCTGCCCGAAACGGCCCGCACCTACGCGGTGGGCTTCGCGGCCGTGCCGGACTACTGCGAGACCTACCTGGGCCGCCCGGTGTTCCTCGACCCCACGGTCAGCAACGGCAAGACCGGCGCCGAGGCGGCCTTCCTGCCCAACCCCAAGATCTGCGAGGAGGGCGCCGTGCAGCGCACCGGCAACCTGCCGCCCACCGCCAACCAGGGTGTGCACACCGCCGACCCCCTGCCACTCTTCGCCTTCGGGGCCGGCGCCGAGAACTTCTTCGGCCCCATGGATCAGACCGACCTCTTCTTCAGCATCGCCCGCGCCATGGGCGTGGACGCCACCAAGAACCGCTGA
- a CDS encoding choice-of-anchor I family protein has protein sequence MNRLSLAALTLSLLLTACPQTVTPDRPLVTTLDFRAFDAQQGTLGLRPGKSRVLSLDAEPEYIAVSPDSRRADVTLQESNAVATLDLALGRVTAIRPLGLKDHRLAGNTLDASDRDGKINLQTWPVQGAYMPDAIAHISVGGRSYLLTANEGDSRDYGAAFSDEVRVGALTLDPAAFPDAAALKAAAALGRLTVSSVDADTDGDGDADRLVAFGARSLSVWDADLGRVADTGDLIERKMAELTPATFNSDGTASTFDTRSDNKGPEPEGVASGVVGGKTLAFVGLERTGGIVVLDVSAPANPVFVDYAHQITPAAAPESGLAGDLAPEGLLFIPAADSPSGKALLVASHEVSGSVTLYAVEDSGKLTLAGRYQASPYVYNKGVAEISAYDKLSRRLFVVNGNTGGLDILNIANVAQPTLLASVSLAAYGKGANSVAVSGGVVALAVEAAVKTDPGQVVFLNADGSLRAPPVTVGAQPDMLTFTPDGRSLLVANEGEPSADYTVDPAGSVSIINVARALAAK, from the coding sequence GTGAACAGACTGAGTCTGGCGGCCCTGACCCTGAGCCTGCTCCTGACGGCCTGCCCCCAGACGGTGACGCCGGATCGGCCGCTGGTGACCACGCTGGACTTCCGCGCCTTCGACGCCCAGCAGGGCACGCTGGGGCTGCGGCCGGGCAAGAGCCGGGTGCTCTCGCTGGACGCCGAGCCGGAGTACATCGCCGTGAGCCCCGACAGCCGGCGGGCAGACGTGACCCTGCAGGAGAGCAACGCCGTCGCCACCCTCGATCTGGCACTGGGCCGGGTCACGGCGATCCGCCCGCTGGGCCTCAAGGATCACCGGCTGGCCGGGAATACTCTGGATGCCAGCGACAGGGACGGCAAGATCAACCTGCAGACCTGGCCGGTGCAGGGAGCGTACATGCCCGACGCCATCGCGCACATCAGCGTGGGAGGGCGGAGCTACCTGCTCACGGCCAACGAGGGCGACAGCCGCGACTACGGCGCGGCCTTCAGCGACGAGGTGCGGGTGGGGGCGCTGACCCTCGACCCGGCCGCCTTCCCGGACGCCGCGGCGCTCAAGGCCGCCGCCGCGCTGGGCCGCCTGACGGTCAGCTCGGTGGACGCGGACACCGACGGCGACGGCGACGCCGACCGGCTGGTCGCCTTCGGGGCGCGCAGCCTGAGCGTCTGGGACGCCGACCTGGGGCGGGTGGCCGACACGGGTGACCTGATCGAGCGCAAGATGGCCGAGCTGACGCCCGCGACCTTCAACAGCGACGGCACGGCCAGCACCTTCGACACCCGCAGCGACAACAAGGGCCCGGAGCCCGAGGGCGTGGCCAGCGGCGTGGTGGGGGGCAAGACCCTGGCGTTCGTGGGGCTGGAGCGCACCGGCGGCATCGTCGTGCTGGACGTGAGTGCCCCGGCGAACCCGGTCTTCGTGGACTACGCCCACCAGATCACCCCCGCGGCCGCGCCGGAGAGCGGCCTGGCCGGCGACCTCGCGCCCGAGGGCCTGCTGTTCATCCCCGCCGCCGACAGCCCGAGCGGCAAGGCGCTGCTGGTTGCGAGTCACGAGGTCAGCGGCAGCGTGACGCTGTACGCGGTGGAGGACAGCGGCAAACTCACCCTGGCGGGCCGCTATCAGGCGTCGCCCTACGTCTACAACAAGGGCGTGGCCGAGATCAGCGCCTACGACAAGCTCAGCAGGCGCCTGTTCGTGGTCAACGGCAACACCGGTGGGCTGGACATCCTGAACATCGCCAACGTGGCCCAGCCGACGCTGCTGGCCTCGGTGAGCCTGGCCGCCTACGGCAAGGGCGCCAACTCGGTGGCCGTGAGCGGCGGCGTGGTGGCGCTGGCCGTCGAGGCCGCGGTCAAGACCGATCCCGGTCAGGTCGTCTTCCTGAACGCCGACGGCAGCCTGCGCGCCCCGCCCGTCACGGTGGGCGCCCAGCCCGACATGCTGACCTTCACGCCCGACGGCCGCTCGCTGCTGGTCGCCAACGAGGGTGAGCCCAGCGCCGACTACACGGTCGATCCGGCCGGCAGCGTCAGCATCATCAACGTGGCCCGGGCCCTGGCGGCGAAGTAG
- a CDS encoding isoaspartyl peptidase/L-asparaginase family protein gives MTRPVLAIHGGCGAIPRADLTPEVNHAARSALRRALQAGYALLISGASAADAVAEAVQIMEDDPVFNAGHGAALNRDGVHELDASLMDGESGRAGAVAGARRIRNPVRVARALAEAGDPLLLIGSAADAWAASHGFDTVDNAHFTTPARVAALHTMLERERLGTAQGATEQEKHGTVGAVALDGHGHLAAATSTGGYTAKPAGRVGDSPIIGAGTWADDRTCAVSGTGKGELFIRLAVGHDIHARMLYAGQSLEDAAGGLIHGELAALGGGAGLCAVDRSGNVTLPYNTGGMYRGWIRGDEVYVAIHED, from the coding sequence ATGACCCGTCCCGTCCTCGCCATCCACGGAGGCTGCGGCGCCATCCCGCGCGCCGACCTCACCCCTGAAGTGAACCACGCCGCTCGCAGCGCCCTGCGCCGGGCCCTGCAGGCCGGCTACGCCCTGTTGATCAGCGGGGCCTCCGCCGCCGACGCCGTCGCCGAGGCCGTGCAGATCATGGAGGACGATCCGGTCTTCAACGCGGGCCACGGCGCGGCGCTGAACCGCGACGGTGTGCACGAACTCGACGCCTCCCTGATGGACGGCGAGAGCGGCCGGGCGGGCGCCGTGGCGGGGGCGCGGCGCATCCGCAACCCGGTGCGGGTCGCCCGCGCGCTGGCCGAGGCCGGCGACCCGCTGCTGCTGATCGGTTCGGCCGCCGACGCCTGGGCCGCGTCACACGGCTTCGACACTGTGGACAACGCGCACTTCACCACCCCCGCCCGCGTGGCCGCGCTGCACACGATGCTGGAGCGCGAGCGGCTGGGCACGGCGCAGGGCGCCACCGAGCAGGAGAAGCACGGCACGGTCGGGGCGGTGGCGCTCGACGGGCACGGGCATCTCGCGGCGGCGACCTCGACGGGCGGCTATACCGCCAAACCGGCCGGGCGGGTGGGCGACTCGCCCATCATCGGGGCGGGCACCTGGGCGGACGACCGCACCTGCGCGGTGTCGGGCACCGGCAAGGGCGAGCTGTTCATCCGCCTGGCGGTCGGCCACGACATCCACGCGCGCATGCTGTACGCGGGGCAGTCGCTGGAGGACGCGGCCGGGGGGCTGATCCACGGCGAACTCGCGGCGCTGGGGGGCGGGGCGGGCCTGTGCGCGGTCGACCGCTCGGGGAACGTGACGCTGCCCTACAACACCGGGGGCATGTACCGCGGGTGGATCCGGGGGGACGAGGTGTACGTCGCCATCCACGAGGACTGA